The nucleotide sequence GAAAAGACAACGTCCGCCTGCTCAAGGAACGGCAAGAGAAAGTATCCGTATTCATTAGAGGCATGGATGCATCCGCATCAAAAAAAGAGGTGTTAGAGGccctcaaaaataaattgcctGATCTTAAGGAGGCGGACGTTGCGATCAGAGAGATGAGGCCCTACGCGAAATCATCACAAGCAGTCACGGTAAGACTGTACGAAAAACTCGCGGAAAAACTCCTTGAATCGGGACTTCGCGTCGGATTGGTAAGATGCCGACTGGAGCGGCATCTTAAGATTGAAAAGTGCCGAAATTGCTGGGCATACGATCACGCGTCGGCTCAATGCAAAGGCCCCGACCGCAGAAAGTGCTGTTTCCGCTGTGGAAAATCGGACCACCGCGGAAAAAACTGCACCAAAAAAGATGAGGAATGCGTCTGTGTTCTTTGCAAGGAAAAGGGTCACTGCCCTGGGACCGCGAATTGTGGGAAATTCCGCGACGCGTTGAAAGCCGCGCGACTTGAAGCAACGCGAGCGGCTCGCCGAGACGAAAAACAAATCACGGACCGCCGTCAAGGTAACAAAACGGACGAAAATGACGGTGATAGTGATGCAACAATCACATCGGAACGCGAATAAACGccgtaataaatattaaaaaaaaaaaaaaaagaaggaaacTCCTAACCGTTCGTcttatttagtttttctttaaaacacCTACCTCTCACAACAACAGGTACAGCTCTTGCTCTCTCTTTAAAGCTTTCTCTTTCCGCGAAACCAAACATCCACTACATTATGAAAATACAATTGAGAACGACTTTCCTACAAATCAATGCCAATCGCTCCATAAAAGCGCACGACATGGCCTTTCTTGAAGCAGCTAAGCGAAATGCCGATCTAATAGTGGCTAGCGagcctaataaaaaattattgcaaagaaATCCAAAATGGCTAAGcgataatttacaaaatgtcGCTATTTATGCTCGGACCAATACGgtcaagttttcaaaaattaagcgCGGAGACGGCATAATTGTACTATTCGGAGAAGAATACACAATTATAGCCGGATACATTTCACCTAACTGCACGAAGGACCAATTCGATCAATACTTGAACGATTTGCAACAAGCCGCTGCCGGCCGACACggcgaattaattttaatgggcGATCTCAATTCAAAATCGCCTGATTGTGGATCGACGACCGAAGACGCCAGAGGCGCGGCGCTATCCCAGATGTGTGTGGGACTCGATTTAGTGGCTCTAAACACGGGCGAGCCCACATTCGTCAGAAGAGAGCAGCAAACGTGCATCGACGTCACGTTTGCAAGCGAAAACCTGGCCAATCGTGTCACTAATTGGCAGATCTTGGATAATGAGCCGTGTTCGCCGTAcagacatattttatttgaaattggcAGCAAGCCGGGAGGGAAAACACGACTGCAAAACGGCTGCATAAAGacagaaaagcaaaaattcgTCGATACCTTCGGTGAACTTTTGACCCGCTACCCCGAGGTGAATAGCGGGAAAGAGTTATCGAAAATCATGCGAATAGCTTACCGGGCCGCGTGCGATGCAAATCGCAACGGTGCAACCGGCAGTCAAAATCCGTACTGGTGGACCGAAGAAATCGATAGTATTAGGAAGAATTGTGTAAAGGCTAGGAGACTTGCGCTTCGCGCCCGCGGAAATCGTAACGTCGCGGATGTCGATGCGGAAACGTCGTGGCAAAAATACAAGGACGAgaaaaagaaacttcaaaaagaGATAAATAGTCGTAAAAAAGCCAACTGGGTCGAATTATGTCGTAAACTTGACGAGGACGTCTGGGGGGACGGTTACAAAATCGTCATGAGGTATCTCAAACCCGGAAATCCTTTCGAGTTGACGACGCCcagaaaattggaaatcgCGGAACACCTCTTTCCGCGAGGCGCCGGCTACGTTCCAGGAAAAATCATGCCAGTCGTTTATACTCAGTTCTCGAAAGAGGAAGTACAAGCGGCCgcgaataaattaaaaaacgcaGTTGCCCCCGGACCCGACGGGATGAGGGCGGAAGCGGTCAAGTTCAGTTTTGAAGCATACTCGGATGTGTGGCTTGAACTGTTAAATCAAATGTTGGAAAACCAAGAATTTCCGAATTCCTGGAAGGTAGCCAAGCTAATCCTGCTCCTTAAACCGAACAAGGATAGCGAACAGCTGGGATCGTACAGGCCCATTTGTTTGGTAGATTCCGCGGCCAAATTGTACGAACACCTCATCAAGAATCGTCTCGAAGAGGAACTGGAAGCAAAATATCCGTTTTCCGATGTACAATTTGgtttcagaaaaaatagaTCCGCAATGCACGCCATGACGCGAGTCCTCGATGTCGTCGACGCCTCGAAAAATCGGCGCGGTCGCGAAGAAAGTTGGTGCGGTTTAATTACTCTAGACGTGAAAAACGCGTTCAACACTGCATCGTGGACATGCATAGTAAACGAGTTGTCGAGAAGAAACATCtcgaattatttaataaacataattaaagattattttacGAATAGAATAGTCAAAATAGATAAAGACACCGAATTCAATATGGCGATGGGCATACCACAGGGATCGGTACTGGGCCCTCTGCTATGGAACGTAATGTATGACCCTATATTGGCCGTAGCGGTGGGCCAATCAGAGCGCGTCACGGCAATCGGCTATGCGGACGACATCGCTCTCGTCGTCTGTGGCTCCGATAGGCTCGAACTCGTCGACGAGTCGGAGGCGGCCATAAATCGATGTGTGCAATGGCTGACCGACCACTCGTTGGCGATAGCCCCGGAAAAAACCGAAGCGGTTATCCTTAGCGGAAAGAGGGATagaaacaaattgtttttcttaattgaCGACGTTCGCGTGACGCCTAAAAAATCCTTAAGATATTTGGGAGTCGAATTCGGAGAAAACTTGTATTTTGCCCGGCACGTGAAAGCAATCTGCGACAAAAGTTTAAACAAATTAGGACAATTGCAAAAGATTATGCCGACGATAGACGGTCCGTCCACGCAAAAAAGACACCTACTTTACGGAGTGGTGCAATCGACGCTCCTCTACGCCGCTCCCGTTTGGGGAGGGAttaggaaaatcaaaaaatacgCGCACATGATGTTGAGGGTGCAAAGAAAAGCACTAGTAAAAGTCGTGTGCGCGTATCGCACCGTCTCCT is from Euwallacea similis isolate ESF13 chromosome 14, ESF131.1, whole genome shotgun sequence and encodes:
- the LOC136413399 gene encoding uncharacterized protein, with the protein product MGPIVEVGTSCCGEESVGSCSSRRAKKHSPPLSSSSGDSSDSEGEGRRKLGKNAAAKKAEKPSKNEIVEELLLLINTVYVEGHKMMALVKAHKSTKCEIKESAHKIKICADKMHDNKMLFADQIGKFSISPGKSISVASAASQTDGTLALATREMCVQTGEDSALESFPDETSFQAWKQVENKAWSNMLYTSTEIVIGNPVEDNKFPDETKVVFVEKDDLEMDASIQSQFKKRFPELTEIGDLDILERVTKIKTKTQSKSLGQKVAKVFVAENENGTFAKLVQLKLELGQDKNVAFHHINGMPKGNAAETIKKINSSLGENEKKESIKTIKTDKEGNLIITLEKDESALEALGRDIGKSLGKDNVRLLKERQEKVSVFIRGMDASASKKEVLEALKNKLPDLKEADVAIREMRPYAKSSQAVTVRLYEKLAEKLLESGLRVGLVRCRLERHLKIEKCRNCWAYDHASAQCKGPDRRKCCFRCGKSDHRGKNCTKKDEECVCVLCKEKGHCPGTANCGKFRDALKAARLEATRAARRDEKQITDRRQGTALALSLKLSLSAKPNIHYIMKIQLRTTFLQINANRSIKAHDMAFLEAAKRNADLIVASEPNKKLLQRNPKWLSDNLQNVAIYARTNTVKFSKIKRGDGIIVLFGEEYTIIAGYISPNCTKDQFDQYLNDLQQAAAGRHGELILMGDLNSKSPDCGSTTEDARGAALSQMCVGLDLVALNTGEPTFVRREQQTCIDVTFASENLANRVTNWQILDNEPCSPYRHILFEIGSKPGGKTRLQNGCIKTEKQKFVDTFGELLTRYPEVNSGKELSKIMRIAYRAACDANRNGATGSQNPYWWTEEIDSIRKNCVKARRLALRARGNRNVADVDAETSWQKYKDEKKKLQKEINSRKKANWVELCRKLDEDVWGDGYKIVMRYLKPGNPFELTTPRKLEIAEHLFPRGAGYVPGKIMPVVYTQFSKEEVQAAANKLKNAVAPGPDGMRAEAVKFSFEAYSDVWLELLNQMLENQEFPNSWKVAKLILLLKPNKDSEQLGSYRPICLVDSAAKLYEHLIKNRLEEELEAKYPFSDVQFGFRKNRSAMHAMTRVLDVVDASKNRRGREESWCGLITLDVKNAFNTASWTCIVNELSRRNISNYLINIIKDYFTNRIVKIDKDTEFNMAMGIPQGSVLGPLLWNVMYDPILAVAVGQSERVTAIGYADDIALVVCGSDRLELVDESEAAINRCVQWLTDHSLAIAPEKTEAVILSGKRDRNKLFFLIDDVRVTPKKSLRYLGVEFGENLYFARHVKAICDKSLNKLGQLQKIMPTIDGPSTQKRHLLYGVVQSTLLYAAPVWGGIRKIKKYAHMMLRVQRKALVKVVCAYRTVSYEAVQVLAGIPPIDLLIEERTQLSVLPRVTRADRKAARTATIQKWQDRWTRLEDKGQWTKKLIPDLEVWVSCKHRRLNYYLTQAFSGHGNFRTFTHRIGKTEPDCTSCGIEDTAEHCIFRCTLFETQRNELRICVNALTPKALIETMLVSKKSWDKCSKIITDMVKVKERMERTTTEA